Proteins encoded in a region of the Zea mays cultivar B73 chromosome 4, Zm-B73-REFERENCE-NAM-5.0, whole genome shotgun sequence genome:
- the LOC100278484 gene encoding Dof zinc finger protein 2-like isoform 2 (isoform 2 is encoded by transcript variant 2) yields the protein MDAAQWHQGPLGLGKPMEEMLMAGNAANPNPPPAAAPSAPGAQTQRGGGAPPPAAGAAAPRAGATGGAAPAGTERRPRPQKEKALNCPRCNSTNTKFCYYNNYSLQQPRYFCKTCRRYWTEGGSLRNVPVGGGSRKNKRSSSSAASSTSAAMSGTVSVKNPKLVHEGAHHDLNLAFPHHNNGRALQPPEFPSSFPSLESSSVCYPGPAMLGNGAAGRGMGALSAMELLRSTGCYVPLQHVQLGMPAEYAAPAGFTLGEFRIPPPPPPQSQSVLGFSLDTHGTGGYSAGGLQESAVGRMLFPFEDLKPAVTTAGGGASNDGADHRQNDHRKDQAAGDGSSVTGGHETPGFWSNSLIGNGSSNGGGGPW from the exons ATGGATGCGGCGCAGTGGCATCAG GGGCCGCTAGGGCTAGGCAAGCCCATGGAGGAGATGCTCATGGCTGGAAACGCCGCGAATCCAAACCCACCGCCAGCTGCTGCGCCCTCGGCACCCGGGGCCCAGACCCAGAGGGGTGGTGGCGCTCCTCCTCCCGCTGCGGGTGCGGCAGCGCCTAGGGCTGGCGCGACCGGAGGGGCGGCGCCGGCGGGCACGGAGCGGCGGCCGCGGCCGCAGAAGGAGAAGGCGCTCAACTGCCCGCGGTGCAACTCCACCAACACCAAGTTCTGCTATTACAACAACTACAGCCTGCAGCAGCCGCGCTACTTCTGCAAGACCTGCCGCCGCTACTGGACCGAGGGCGGCTCGCTCCGCAACGTCCCGGTGGGCGGCGGCTCCAGGAAGAACAAGCGCAGCTCGTCCTCGGCCGCCTCCTCCACCTCCGCGGCGATGTCCGGCACGGTCTCCGTGAAGAACCCCAAGCTGGTGCACGAGGGCGCGCACCACGACCTCAACCTGGCTTTCCCTCACCACAACAACGGCCGCGCTCTGCAGCCACCGGAGTTCCCGTCGTCGTTCCCGAGCCTGGAGAGCAGCAGCGTGTGCTACCCCGGACCCGCCATGCTGGGCAACGGCGCCGCCGGCAGGGGCATGGGCGCGCTCTCGGCTATGGAGCTGCTCAGGAGCACCGGCTGCTACGTCCCCCTGCAGCACGTTCAGCTAGGGATGCCCGCCGAGTACGCAGCACCCGCGGGATTCACGCTTGGCGAGTTCCGCAttcccccgccgccgccgccgcagtctCAGAGTGTGCTCGGGTTCTCGCTGGACACGCACGGCACGGGGGGTTACAGCGCCGGCGGGTTGCAGGAGAGCGCGGTGGGCAGGATGCTCTTCCCCTTCGAGGACTTGAAGCCGGCGGTGACCACAGCTGGCGGCGGTGCAAGCAACGACGGAGCTGATCATCGTCAAAACGACCACAGGAAAGATCAAGCTGCAGGCGACGGCAGCAGCGTCACCGGTGGCCACGAGACTCCAGGGTTCTGGAGCAATAGCTTGATCGGAAATGGCAGCAGCAATGGTGGTGGAGGCCCTTGGTAA
- the LOC100278484 gene encoding Dof zinc finger protein 2-like isoform 1 (isoform 1 is encoded by transcript variant 1) — translation MEEMLMAGNAANPNPPPAAAPSAPGAQTQRGGGAPPPAAGAAAPRAGATGGAAPAGTERRPRPQKEKALNCPRCNSTNTKFCYYNNYSLQQPRYFCKTCRRYWTEGGSLRNVPVGGGSRKNKRSSSSAASSTSAAMSGTVSVKNPKLVHEGAHHDLNLAFPHHNNGRALQPPEFPSSFPSLESSSVCYPGPAMLGNGAAGRGMGALSAMELLRSTGCYVPLQHVQLGMPAEYAAPAGFTLGEFRIPPPPPPQSQSVLGFSLDTHGTGGYSAGGLQESAVGRMLFPFEDLKPAVTTAGGGASNDGADHRQNDHRKDQAAGDGSSVTGGHETPGFWSNSLIGNGSSNGGGGPW, via the coding sequence ATGGAGGAGATGCTCATGGCTGGAAACGCCGCGAATCCAAACCCACCGCCAGCTGCTGCGCCCTCGGCACCCGGGGCCCAGACCCAGAGGGGTGGTGGCGCTCCTCCTCCCGCTGCGGGTGCGGCAGCGCCTAGGGCTGGCGCGACCGGAGGGGCGGCGCCGGCGGGCACGGAGCGGCGGCCGCGGCCGCAGAAGGAGAAGGCGCTCAACTGCCCGCGGTGCAACTCCACCAACACCAAGTTCTGCTATTACAACAACTACAGCCTGCAGCAGCCGCGCTACTTCTGCAAGACCTGCCGCCGCTACTGGACCGAGGGCGGCTCGCTCCGCAACGTCCCGGTGGGCGGCGGCTCCAGGAAGAACAAGCGCAGCTCGTCCTCGGCCGCCTCCTCCACCTCCGCGGCGATGTCCGGCACGGTCTCCGTGAAGAACCCCAAGCTGGTGCACGAGGGCGCGCACCACGACCTCAACCTGGCTTTCCCTCACCACAACAACGGCCGCGCTCTGCAGCCACCGGAGTTCCCGTCGTCGTTCCCGAGCCTGGAGAGCAGCAGCGTGTGCTACCCCGGACCCGCCATGCTGGGCAACGGCGCCGCCGGCAGGGGCATGGGCGCGCTCTCGGCTATGGAGCTGCTCAGGAGCACCGGCTGCTACGTCCCCCTGCAGCACGTTCAGCTAGGGATGCCCGCCGAGTACGCAGCACCCGCGGGATTCACGCTTGGCGAGTTCCGCAttcccccgccgccgccgccgcagtctCAGAGTGTGCTCGGGTTCTCGCTGGACACGCACGGCACGGGGGGTTACAGCGCCGGCGGGTTGCAGGAGAGCGCGGTGGGCAGGATGCTCTTCCCCTTCGAGGACTTGAAGCCGGCGGTGACCACAGCTGGCGGCGGTGCAAGCAACGACGGAGCTGATCATCGTCAAAACGACCACAGGAAAGATCAAGCTGCAGGCGACGGCAGCAGCGTCACCGGTGGCCACGAGACTCCAGGGTTCTGGAGCAATAGCTTGATCGGAAATGGCAGCAGCAATGGTGGTGGAGGCCCTTGGTAA